A stretch of the bacterium SCSIO 12827 genome encodes the following:
- a CDS encoding 4Fe-4S dicluster domain-containing protein translates to MTTLPAETQTKLGLVIDLDICVGCHACAVNCKEWNTGGHMAPLTDLKPYGAKQQGVWFNRIHSFETQRTDGKPNQTVHFPKSCLHCEDAACVTVCPTGASFKRSADGIVLVDETKCIGCKLCSWACPYGAREYDSDAGVMKKCTLCIDRVYNKNLPERERVPACVSTCPASARHFGDLGDPNSDVSKLVAARGGYDLMPEMGYKPTNKYLPPRPRRADAAPGGPKDLAAEPGPENPILRWVDKVLSR, encoded by the coding sequence ATGACGACCCTACCCGCCGAAACACAAACGAAGCTGGGCCTGGTCATCGACCTGGACATCTGCGTCGGCTGCCATGCCTGCGCCGTTAACTGTAAGGAATGGAACACGGGCGGCCATATGGCGCCGCTCACGGACCTCAAACCCTATGGTGCCAAGCAGCAGGGGGTGTGGTTCAACCGCATCCATTCCTTCGAGACCCAGCGTACGGACGGCAAGCCGAACCAGACCGTGCATTTCCCGAAATCCTGCCTGCATTGCGAGGACGCCGCCTGCGTCACCGTCTGCCCGACGGGGGCCAGTTTCAAGCGCAGTGCCGACGGCATCGTGCTGGTCGACGAAACGAAGTGCATCGGCTGCAAGCTGTGTTCCTGGGCCTGCCCTTATGGGGCCCGCGAATATGATTCCGACGCCGGGGTGATGAAGAAGTGTACGCTGTGCATCGACCGTGTCTACAACAAGAACCTTCCGGAGCGGGAGCGGGTGCCGGCTTGTGTGTCGACCTGCCCGGCCAGTGCGCGTCATTTCGGTGATCTGGGTGATCCCAATTCCGACGTGTCCAAGCTGGTCGCGGCGCGGGGCGGATACGATCTGATGCCGGAAATGGGCTATAAGCCGACCAACAAGTACCTGCCGCCGCGGCCCCGCCGCGCTGATGCGGCGCCGGGCGGGCCAAAGGATCTGGCCGCCGAGCCCGGGCCCGAAAACCCCATCCTGCGCTGGGTCGACAAGGTCCTGTCCCGCTAA
- a CDS encoding dimethyl sulfoxide reductase anchor subunit, translating into MHPAFSVIFFTVSSGAGYGLLALMGALGAAGLLPADRLFGLTGIILALAAVTAGLLSSTFHLGHPERAWRAFSQWRSSWLSREGVASVLTYGPALALAAVWMWPDRFGAYGPAAGVASAVMALVTIYCTAMIYRSLATIHQWSNGWVVPSYLVLGLATGLVWLNALLALFGAESYVVAVASMWGVLVAAAIKVFYWRFIDTTRHAATPESATGLGALGKVRYLEGPHTEQNYLLNEMGYRVARKHALKLRRIVLIGGYLAAICAVGVGLKVQGPGEGALALLGAALATAGTLVERWLFFAEARHVVTLYYGADRA; encoded by the coding sequence ATGCATCCGGCATTTTCGGTCATTTTCTTCACGGTTTCCTCCGGCGCGGGCTACGGCCTGCTGGCGCTTATGGGCGCCTTGGGCGCGGCGGGGTTGCTGCCCGCTGATCGCCTGTTCGGGTTGACCGGGATCATCCTGGCGCTGGCCGCGGTGACGGCGGGGCTGCTGTCCTCGACCTTTCACCTGGGCCATCCGGAGCGGGCCTGGCGGGCTTTCAGCCAATGGCGCTCAAGCTGGCTGTCCCGCGAAGGCGTGGCCTCCGTTTTGACCTACGGCCCGGCCCTGGCCCTGGCCGCCGTCTGGATGTGGCCGGATCGTTTTGGCGCCTATGGCCCTGCCGCCGGCGTGGCCTCTGCGGTCATGGCCTTGGTCACCATCTACTGCACGGCGATGATCTATCGCTCGCTCGCCACCATCCATCAATGGTCCAACGGATGGGTCGTGCCATCCTATCTGGTGCTTGGTCTGGCCACGGGTCTTGTTTGGTTGAACGCGCTTCTGGCCCTGTTCGGCGCGGAAAGCTATGTCGTCGCGGTGGCGTCCATGTGGGGCGTACTGGTGGCGGCGGCGATCAAGGTCTTCTACTGGCGATTCATCGATACGACCCGCCACGCGGCGACGCCGGAAAGCGCCACGGGCCTGGGGGCTTTGGGCAAGGTGCGTTATCTGGAAGGCCCGCACACGGAACAGAATTACCTGCTCAATGAAATGGGCTACCGGGTTGCTCGTAAGCACGCCCTGAAGCTGCGCCGGATCGTCCTGATCGGCGGGTATCTGGCGGCGATCTGCGCCGTCGGCGTCGGGCTCAAGGTTCAGGGCCCGGGCGAGGGCGCCCTGGCGTTGTTGGGCGCCGCGCTGGCGACGGCAGGCACGCTGGTCGAACGTTGGTTGTTCTTCGCCGAGGCCCGCCACGTGGTGACCCTCTATTACGGCGCCGACCGGGCCTGA